One genomic window of Desulfitobacterium chlororespirans DSM 11544 includes the following:
- the fliB gene encoding flagellin lysine-N-methylase — MSDNIRKLLQPQYLSTFQCIGPACEDSCCIGWRVQIDKETYQRYRECLDTDLRPQMDAKVKRHRTNAGESNYAKIKLNKDGRCPFIDADKLCSIQRKLGEDYLSVTCSTYPRMVNTVNHVLEKSLTMSCPEAARLALLDPRLMSFDETVEEGSRRRHGGRVIDTADYKTIYTPLKYFWELRVFIIALIQNRAYPLWQRLIILGLFCRQLEAFIDEGKVQEIPLLIGRYINYLEQGDFREELNAVPHELTIQMELMKEIADERVASGVTSKRFMECFAEFLLGIQYTAGSAKEEIGQRYAQAAQDYYHPLMEQHEYILENYLVNYVFKNLFPFDGEKRVFDNYVKLIVHYAMIKLFLIGMAGCHKENFNTDHVVKLIQSFSKTVEHNAAYLKNILTLLRANGFNTMPYMAILIKN, encoded by the coding sequence ATGTCAGATAATATCCGCAAATTACTCCAGCCCCAGTATCTCAGCACATTCCAATGCATCGGCCCTGCCTGTGAGGACAGCTGTTGTATTGGCTGGCGGGTTCAGATAGACAAAGAGACGTATCAGCGGTATCGGGAATGCCTGGATACGGATCTCCGGCCCCAAATGGATGCTAAAGTCAAACGCCACCGCACCAATGCCGGAGAAAGTAATTACGCCAAAATCAAGCTCAATAAAGATGGCAGATGTCCCTTTATCGATGCCGACAAGCTGTGCTCCATACAGCGTAAACTAGGGGAAGACTATTTGTCTGTGACCTGCTCCACCTATCCCCGTATGGTCAATACGGTCAATCATGTGCTGGAGAAATCCCTTACCATGTCCTGCCCGGAGGCTGCTCGCTTAGCCCTTTTGGATCCCCGGCTGATGTCCTTTGATGAGACGGTGGAAGAAGGAAGCAGGCGCCGGCACGGCGGCAGGGTTATCGATACTGCTGATTATAAGACCATCTATACTCCTTTGAAGTATTTCTGGGAGCTCCGGGTCTTTATCATTGCTTTGATTCAGAATCGCGCTTATCCCCTCTGGCAACGCTTGATTATTTTGGGTTTGTTCTGCCGTCAGTTGGAGGCATTTATTGATGAAGGGAAAGTGCAGGAGATACCGCTTTTGATCGGACGCTATATCAATTATCTTGAGCAAGGTGATTTTAGGGAGGAATTGAATGCTGTCCCCCATGAGCTGACCATTCAAATGGAGCTGATGAAGGAGATCGCCGATGAGCGTGTGGCCTCCGGTGTGACGAGTAAGCGTTTCATGGAGTGCTTTGCGGAATTTCTCTTGGGTATCCAATATACTGCCGGGTCTGCCAAGGAAGAAATCGGTCAGCGTTATGCTCAGGCTGCTCAGGACTATTATCACCCTTTGATGGAACAGCATGAGTACATTTTAGAAAATTATTTGGTGAACTATGTCTTTAAGAACCTCTTTCCCTTTGATGGAGAGAAGCGTGTCTTTGATAATTACGTAAAGTTAATTGTTCACTATGCGATGATAAAACTGTTCCTCATCGGGATGGCCGGGTGCCATAAGGAGAATTTTAACACCGATCATGTAGTGAAACTCATCCAATCCTTTTCGAAAACAGTGGAACATAATGCTGCTTATCTTAAGAACATTCTAACTTTACTCAGGGCCAACGGCTTTAACACTATGCCCTATATGGCTATTTTGATTAAGAATTGA
- a CDS encoding flagellar protein FlaG codes for MMVIEPIQPNHQKTMMPVDAYPGQKLERSQEIPRPVVERKNEIPNAREEIPREEVEKAVDKLNRFMGLINKGMRFEVHEEDEEEILVRIVDQDSEQVLKESTPKWVMELLHNLTDVAGLFVDQRV; via the coding sequence ATGATGGTCATTGAGCCAATTCAGCCTAATCATCAGAAGACCATGATGCCTGTGGATGCCTATCCTGGCCAAAAACTGGAACGATCTCAGGAAATACCCCGGCCGGTTGTCGAGCGCAAAAATGAAATTCCCAATGCCCGGGAAGAGATTCCCCGTGAAGAAGTTGAGAAGGCTGTGGATAAATTGAACCGCTTTATGGGCTTGATCAATAAGGGGATGCGGTTCGAGGTTCATGAAGAGGACGAGGAGGAGATCCTGGTGCGGATCGTGGACCAGGACTCGGAGCAGGTTCTTAAAGAGTCCACACCGAAATGGGTGATGGAGCTGCTCCATAATCTAACCGATGTCGCCGGATTATTCGTTGACCAAAGAGTTTAA
- the fliS gene encoding flagellar export chaperone FliS, giving the protein MLNSQAAMANAYKNQQIMTASPEQLTLLLYNGALRFLNESIQAMEEGELQKSHNANMRVQAIISEFVVTLDMNYEISQNWAALYEYIEHCLIEGNVKKDVQQLNNAKAILEDMRNTWQEAMKLAQQAKVAGV; this is encoded by the coding sequence ATGCTTAATTCCCAAGCAGCTATGGCCAACGCTTACAAAAATCAGCAGATCATGACTGCTTCACCAGAGCAACTGACCTTACTCCTCTATAACGGAGCCTTGCGCTTCTTAAATGAAAGCATCCAGGCTATGGAGGAGGGAGAACTTCAAAAATCCCATAACGCCAATATGCGCGTACAGGCTATTATCAGTGAGTTTGTAGTTACTTTGGATATGAATTATGAGATCTCCCAAAATTGGGCGGCACTTTATGAATATATCGAGCACTGCCTGATCGAGGGCAATGTGAAAAAGGATGTCCAACAGTTGAATAACGCTAAAGCAATCCTGGAGGATATGCGCAATACCTGGCAGGAAGCTATGAAGCTGGCTCAGCAGGCTAAGGTGGCCGGGGTATGA
- a CDS encoding chemotaxis protein CheW, producing the protein MAEEQLVTFGLGSEEFGVDIMCVQEIIRIPPITRVPKAPEYVEGVINLRGNVIPVVSLRTRFGMERVEESDLSRIIVLQVQNKVFGIRVDAVTEVLRLDTESIEPPPPVALGMDSHFIRGVGKIGERLLILLNLDHIMGGEMNHESA; encoded by the coding sequence ATGGCAGAAGAACAATTGGTAACCTTCGGTCTGGGTTCCGAGGAATTTGGTGTGGATATTATGTGTGTACAGGAAATTATTCGTATACCGCCTATTACCCGGGTGCCTAAGGCCCCCGAATATGTAGAGGGAGTTATTAATCTGCGGGGCAATGTCATCCCCGTGGTGAGCCTGCGGACTCGTTTTGGGATGGAACGGGTGGAAGAAAGCGATTTAAGCCGGATTATCGTGTTGCAAGTCCAGAATAAAGTCTTTGGCATCCGGGTGGATGCGGTGACGGAAGTTCTGCGTTTGGATACCGAGTCCATCGAACCACCGCCGCCTGTTGCGTTAGGAATGGATTCCCATTTTATTCGTGGAGTAGGCAAGATAGGAGAACGCTTGCTGATTCTTCTCAACCTTGATCACATTATGGGTGGAGAGATGAATCATGAATCAGCCTAA
- the fliD gene encoding flagellar filament capping protein FliD produces the protein MRTYGLSGSGMDIDQMVKDIMKAQRVKYDNLYKTKTQLEWQKTDYNAIYKTLNQFRNTIFDSRMQSNLAMRKVTSNNTAVTATATAGAAKISHTIAVNQLAAGVQRASSAAITTGESKENLVKQLGIQPNAFTVKLKNGEASADIVVDPSASIYELVNSINKANIGVTASYDATIDRFFLATTQTGAQAGLDFSGNSSLGLDFLQNKLKINTGSSVTAAGISSSAAIEADGGVPIGNAFSGLTGSFQLSIKNASQGTEANIQIDLTTDTLNTIAQKISSATGVEAEAVYDPAERRFTIKAKIEGEVLDLSANTGLAAQFLTADLKLGDDVSGLGNISGEGVKSTAPIVEATDNIVLAELFEGLSGSFDLKLRNGENTETITIDTATDTLATLKAKIEGAAGINAQVSFDSTSGKLTIGVTDEGTLSFAGSSEAGLGFLTKNLRLVNTVQITKENQAESTSAMFADLGDREISGQFDDMSGGSFVIRVKNGAGEVEEIGVDTSVNTLDELLGMFNAKFGAGTAEYLDGKVTLKAPDNDTFDFSGSDPAAIDFLTNKLNLNIISQKGQDAEVTLDGASFAQSSNVFTVSGVTYTLNNTTEAGKSASIVVTPDNDKTVEAVKKIVDEYNKVLELLNSEVNEAKYRDYLPLTDEEKGALTDDQIKAWEEKAKSGLLRRDPILTDLIYKMRNSFTDNISGMTGEYRNASSIGISTYLGDVSEGGKLYLDEEELRKALSADSDIVYKLFSVDGDSSAQDGVLTRIYDQLKSATDKLVDKAGTTASALYDTKSYLGKQLDDMEDRMEAMSKRLSAMETRYYKQFDAMEVALNQLSQQSSWLLQQFSNG, from the coding sequence ATGCGTACATATGGCTTAAGCGGTTCCGGTATGGATATAGATCAAATGGTCAAAGACATCATGAAGGCCCAGCGTGTTAAATACGATAATTTATATAAAACGAAAACTCAGCTTGAGTGGCAGAAAACCGACTATAATGCCATCTATAAGACCTTGAACCAGTTTCGGAACACTATTTTTGATTCAAGAATGCAAAGCAATCTGGCCATGAGAAAAGTAACCTCCAATAATACGGCGGTGACAGCCACAGCCACGGCAGGTGCGGCTAAGATCAGCCATACTATTGCGGTGAATCAATTAGCGGCAGGAGTGCAGCGGGCCAGCAGCGCTGCGATTACTACCGGAGAAAGCAAAGAAAACCTGGTGAAGCAGCTGGGTATTCAGCCTAATGCTTTCACGGTGAAGCTCAAGAATGGAGAGGCCTCCGCTGATATCGTGGTTGATCCCAGCGCCAGTATTTATGAACTGGTTAATAGTATCAATAAAGCCAATATTGGGGTAACGGCCAGCTATGATGCTACCATTGACCGTTTCTTTCTGGCCACTACCCAGACAGGAGCCCAGGCAGGCTTGGATTTCTCCGGTAATAGTTCCCTTGGGTTGGATTTTCTCCAGAATAAATTAAAAATAAATACTGGGTCCTCAGTGACAGCAGCAGGAATAAGCAGCTCGGCGGCGATTGAGGCTGATGGCGGCGTTCCTATAGGCAATGCGTTTTCCGGGCTGACAGGGTCGTTCCAGCTGAGTATCAAGAATGCCAGTCAAGGGACTGAAGCCAATATTCAGATTGACTTGACCACAGATACCTTGAATACTATTGCCCAAAAGATTTCCAGTGCGACGGGAGTCGAGGCTGAGGCCGTCTACGATCCTGCGGAGAGACGGTTTACGATCAAGGCAAAAATAGAGGGCGAGGTATTGGATCTTTCTGCGAATACGGGGCTTGCCGCTCAATTTCTTACTGCAGATCTAAAACTCGGCGATGATGTAAGCGGACTTGGCAATATAAGCGGTGAAGGAGTGAAAAGCACTGCTCCTATCGTTGAAGCGACGGATAATATTGTTTTAGCCGAGCTTTTTGAAGGATTATCAGGAAGCTTTGACTTGAAGCTAAGGAATGGAGAAAATACGGAGACCATTACCATCGATACAGCCACGGATACCCTGGCTACGCTAAAGGCGAAAATTGAGGGCGCAGCAGGGATCAATGCTCAGGTGAGCTTTGACAGCACCTCCGGCAAGCTGACGATTGGTGTGACAGATGAGGGGACTTTGAGCTTTGCGGGCAGCTCCGAGGCAGGGCTGGGATTCCTGACGAAGAACTTGCGCTTGGTGAACACCGTTCAAATTACTAAGGAAAATCAAGCTGAAAGCACTTCCGCAATGTTTGCCGATTTGGGGGATCGGGAGATTTCCGGTCAGTTTGATGATATGTCCGGCGGCAGTTTCGTTATCAGGGTAAAGAATGGTGCGGGGGAAGTGGAGGAAATAGGGGTTGATACCTCTGTAAATACTCTTGACGAGCTTTTGGGAATGTTCAATGCAAAGTTCGGAGCGGGTACCGCCGAATACCTTGATGGAAAAGTGACTCTTAAAGCCCCGGACAACGACACCTTTGACTTCAGCGGCAGTGATCCTGCGGCTATTGACTTCCTGACCAATAAACTAAACCTGAATATCATATCCCAGAAAGGGCAGGATGCGGAGGTTACCCTTGATGGAGCCAGTTTTGCCCAATCCAGTAATGTTTTCACTGTGTCAGGGGTGACCTATACCTTAAACAACACCACTGAAGCTGGAAAATCAGCGAGCATAGTTGTTACACCGGATAACGATAAAACAGTTGAAGCGGTAAAGAAGATAGTGGATGAGTACAACAAGGTTCTTGAATTGTTGAATTCGGAAGTGAATGAGGCGAAATACAGAGATTATCTTCCTTTAACAGATGAAGAAAAGGGAGCCCTGACAGATGATCAGATCAAGGCGTGGGAGGAGAAGGCCAAAAGCGGTCTTTTAAGGCGGGATCCCATTCTCACCGATCTTATCTATAAGATGAGAAATAGCTTCACCGATAATATCAGCGGTATGACCGGCGAATACCGGAATGCCTCTTCCATAGGGATCAGCACCTATTTGGGGGATGTCAGTGAAGGCGGTAAACTTTATCTGGATGAAGAAGAACTGCGCAAAGCATTGAGCGCCGATTCGGATATCGTCTATAAGCTTTTCAGTGTCGACGGTGATTCTTCCGCTCAGGATGGGGTGTTGACCCGCATCTATGATCAACTGAAATCTGCCACAGATAAACTTGTGGATAAAGCAGGCACCACAGCCTCGGCTCTTTATGATACGAAAAGTTATCTTGGTAAGCAGCTTGATGATATGGAAGATCGAATGGAAGCGATGAGCAAACGGTTGAGTGCTATGGAAACTCGTTATTATAAACAATTTGACGCCATGGAGGTAGCGCTTAACCAATTAAGTCAGCAGAGTTCTTGGCTGTTACAGCAGTTTTCCAACGGATAG
- a CDS encoding chemotaxis protein CheA, translated as MSQEDNQNLGVDLGEFLDFYLLDSQEQIEKLAAGLLQLEKEGNNVGLINDLFRSAHSLKGASGTMGFTSIVALTHSAEDLLDRLRQGKMEVSLPMVDVLLAVTDRVKEMLSQVEKRVEITAEYQDLVDEMRALMNGETPAPVKEADSNDMKENLTSNYTRVDFQLSLEVAEQVKSSQDMGHGVYQVDIKFAPNTLMRAVRAVMAVQRMENLGKVVKLRPSVEELEVGSEEGFAMLILSDDPPEEIRGEILLVSELAEVEVHPYRIGDAVDGYGSEEVAAAQAAELLPVVEAAPSLPVRPEAKPVQAAPVIPAAPAAPKPAAGNGNNAATDGNNQVHTIRVDTVRMDNLINLVGEMVITRTRLVQIGHELKEQYRMDALVNNLNETTVYLGRLMSDLQESAMRLRMVPIGTVFSRFPRLVRDLARKTQKEMELVLRGEDTELDKTVVEVIGDPLMHLIRNSVDHGIETPEERRAAGKPELGTITLDAYHEGNHIAILISDDGKGLDLNRIYEKALSRGLVGEREGLSERDIANLIFLPGFSTADKVTDISGRGVGMDVVKKALNNLGGMIDITTRQGQGTTFTIRLPLTLAIIQALLVEVSTEIYAVPLSSVLETLLVERKDIKNVGGLPMVQLRGNTLPLISLRDKFELPAPEAEAEEVFVVVVGLGDKALGLIVDGLRGQQEVVIKSLGDFLNNLPGIAGATILGDGKVTLILDIGSLIQDILVTRKG; from the coding sequence ATGAGCCAGGAAGATAATCAAAACTTGGGAGTCGATTTGGGAGAATTTCTGGATTTTTATCTTCTCGATTCACAGGAGCAAATCGAAAAACTGGCAGCAGGGTTGCTGCAACTTGAAAAAGAAGGCAATAATGTCGGATTGATTAATGATCTCTTTCGTTCTGCACACAGCTTAAAAGGAGCCTCCGGAACCATGGGGTTTACTTCGATAGTGGCTTTGACACACTCAGCTGAGGATTTACTGGATCGGCTGCGCCAAGGCAAGATGGAAGTTTCGCTCCCCATGGTTGATGTTCTTCTGGCGGTTACTGATCGCGTCAAGGAGATGTTAAGCCAGGTGGAAAAGCGGGTGGAAATCACCGCAGAGTATCAGGATTTGGTGGATGAGATGCGGGCACTTATGAATGGCGAAACACCTGCTCCGGTTAAAGAGGCGGATAGTAACGATATGAAGGAGAATTTAACCTCAAATTATACGCGGGTAGATTTTCAACTGTCTCTTGAAGTGGCGGAACAGGTCAAAAGTTCACAGGATATGGGGCATGGAGTGTATCAAGTCGATATTAAATTTGCTCCCAATACCTTGATGAGGGCAGTTCGTGCCGTCATGGCCGTACAGCGGATGGAGAATCTGGGTAAAGTGGTTAAGCTCCGCCCCAGCGTGGAAGAGCTGGAAGTGGGCAGCGAAGAAGGCTTTGCCATGCTGATTTTATCTGATGATCCCCCTGAAGAAATTCGTGGGGAGATTCTCCTTGTTTCTGAGCTGGCAGAGGTTGAGGTTCATCCTTACCGCATAGGTGATGCTGTTGACGGTTATGGCAGCGAAGAAGTGGCGGCGGCTCAAGCTGCTGAGTTGCTCCCGGTTGTGGAAGCGGCTCCTTCCTTACCTGTGCGGCCTGAGGCGAAACCTGTACAAGCAGCACCGGTCATTCCGGCAGCGCCGGCTGCCCCTAAGCCCGCCGCCGGCAACGGCAACAATGCTGCCACAGACGGGAATAACCAGGTCCATACCATTCGGGTGGATACTGTACGTATGGATAATTTAATTAATTTAGTAGGCGAGATGGTAATTACCCGTACCCGCCTGGTTCAAATCGGTCATGAGCTCAAGGAACAGTATCGCATGGATGCCTTGGTGAATAACTTGAATGAGACTACTGTGTATCTGGGACGATTGATGAGTGACCTGCAGGAAAGTGCTATGCGTTTGCGCATGGTTCCTATCGGCACCGTATTCAGCCGCTTTCCCCGCTTGGTTCGGGACCTGGCCCGTAAGACCCAAAAGGAAATGGAGCTGGTCCTCCGGGGGGAAGACACGGAACTGGATAAGACAGTGGTGGAAGTTATCGGCGATCCCTTGATGCATTTAATCCGCAACTCTGTGGACCATGGCATTGAGACTCCGGAGGAACGCCGGGCGGCCGGTAAACCGGAACTGGGTACCATCACCTTGGATGCTTATCATGAAGGAAATCATATTGCTATCTTGATTTCCGATGATGGCAAAGGCTTGGACCTGAACAGGATCTACGAAAAGGCGCTGAGCCGTGGGCTGGTTGGCGAGCGGGAAGGCCTCTCTGAGCGGGATATTGCCAACTTGATTTTCTTGCCGGGGTTTAGTACGGCTGATAAAGTGACAGATATTTCCGGTCGGGGCGTAGGCATGGATGTAGTTAAAAAGGCCCTGAACAATTTGGGCGGAATGATCGACATCACCACCCGCCAGGGGCAGGGCACTACGTTTACTATTCGCCTCCCTTTAACCTTAGCCATTATTCAAGCGTTATTGGTTGAAGTCAGTACAGAGATTTATGCTGTTCCACTATCTTCGGTCTTAGAGACCTTGCTGGTAGAACGCAAGGATATTAAAAATGTGGGCGGATTGCCCATGGTTCAGCTGCGCGGTAATACACTTCCCCTGATCTCCCTCCGGGACAAATTCGAGCTTCCTGCTCCTGAAGCAGAGGCAGAAGAGGTCTTTGTCGTGGTCGTAGGGTTGGGAGATAAAGCGCTGGGTTTGATTGTGGACGGATTGCGCGGTCAACAGGAAGTGGTGATTAAATCCTTAGGTGACTTCCTTAATAACTTACCGGGTATTGCCGGAGCAACCATCTTAGGGGATGGCAAAGTTACCCTGATTCTCGATATCGGCAGTTTGATTCAGGATATCCTTGTAACAAGGAAGGGCTAA
- a CDS encoding cell wall-binding repeat-containing protein yields MRKRILGLISSFVLAPSIAFPVYASNSPAIIRLAGDDRYAVSSAIAQQWGQSDYAVLACGNDFPDALSAAPLAKKYKAPILLTDTNNLPDTTKQTLISLNVKNVFIIGGTGIISVNVENQLNSMQIQTVRIYGTDRYDTSVKIAKQLDTPTQLVVCTGNNFSDALSMAPIAAIKQLPVLLVPKNSLPDSTREYISSLNGVIKTYVIGDSSIISDSIVDQLPNAERITGSNKYSRNVAINQKFDSTLGKDKVCLATGEDFADALTGTVFAAEMSAPIILVRGVNPSETKSYYWAGLSDINTVYVLGSPDNISDNFISNLGNRQEEVRLSETYLYLFIDSNSLEYEWKSPAEIEEKNQYFSWFYLFEDIYYFKMGGRLEEFFETKPGGWVVVPISTIQKTLSQYFDGITRKMIIDSSQSWYDKELDAVVYGGGRGSRPYSPSVISYEVKDQILTIDYILLYDYDDGTIANDAEKYRLTIELKPDGSYRYLSNKQMQ; encoded by the coding sequence ATGCGGAAAAGAATATTGGGATTAATTTCAAGTTTCGTTCTTGCGCCTTCAATTGCTTTCCCAGTCTATGCTTCAAACTCACCAGCAATAATCCGATTAGCAGGAGATGATAGATATGCTGTATCGTCGGCAATTGCTCAACAGTGGGGTCAGTCCGATTATGCAGTTTTAGCTTGCGGCAATGATTTTCCCGATGCCTTAAGTGCCGCTCCTCTTGCGAAGAAATATAAGGCGCCCATTTTGTTAACTGACACGAATAATTTGCCGGATACAACAAAACAAACCTTAATAAGTTTAAATGTTAAAAATGTTTTTATCATTGGTGGAACAGGGATTATTTCTGTGAATGTTGAAAATCAACTGAATTCAATGCAGATCCAAACAGTGAGGATATATGGGACAGACCGATATGACACTTCTGTCAAGATAGCGAAGCAATTGGATACTCCGACACAATTGGTTGTCTGCACCGGTAACAATTTTTCAGATGCGCTGTCAATGGCCCCAATTGCCGCTATAAAACAGCTCCCTGTATTATTAGTACCTAAAAATTCTCTGCCAGATTCAACGAGGGAATATATTTCTTCATTAAATGGTGTAATAAAGACCTATGTGATTGGTGACTCCAGCATAATTTCAGATAGTATTGTTGACCAGCTTCCCAATGCGGAAAGAATTACCGGTTCGAATAAGTATAGCCGTAATGTAGCTATTAATCAAAAATTTGATAGTACATTAGGGAAAGATAAAGTATGCTTAGCCACTGGAGAAGATTTTGCAGATGCTTTGACAGGGACTGTATTTGCTGCTGAAATGTCAGCGCCTATTATTCTGGTTAGAGGGGTTAATCCTAGTGAGACAAAAAGTTATTACTGGGCCGGATTAAGCGACATTAATACTGTTTATGTTTTGGGGAGCCCCGACAATATTTCGGACAATTTTATTAGTAATTTAGGGAATAGACAAGAAGAGGTCCGTCTATCAGAAACCTATTTATATCTATTTATTGACAGCAATAGTTTGGAATATGAATGGAAATCGCCGGCGGAAATCGAAGAAAAGAATCAATATTTCTCTTGGTTTTATCTGTTTGAGGATATTTATTATTTTAAAATGGGTGGAAGGCTTGAAGAATTTTTTGAAACAAAGCCGGGTGGATGGGTCGTTGTTCCAATCTCTACTATCCAAAAAACACTTTCCCAATATTTTGACGGTATCACTAGAAAAATGATTATTGATTCTTCACAATCATGGTACGATAAAGAACTTGACGCAGTCGTATATGGCGGTGGACGAGGCTCCAGACCTTACAGCCCATCAGTCATATCATATGAAGTAAAGGATCAAATTCTGACCATTGATTACATTCTTCTATATGATTACGACGATGGGACTATAGCAAATGATGCTGAGAAATATCGCCTGACCATTGAATTAAAGCCCGATGGGTCATATCGATACCTTTCCAACAAACAAATGCAATAA
- a CDS encoding HD-GYP domain-containing protein: MIRLYSFELSEGMVLAEPLFDGTTNNLLLNYGTVLTESHIAAIKKWGIRSVTVTERYTLLIEPTSSLVKELKKGLITEITRLAPEKEEANTSDFMLTVSQVACQTALKLLDNSVVLDSLMRIKLVDDDFLLPHSVETCVLSLLVAGSFGVDERELYHIGMAALLHDIGLCEMPQLINMAEMQLHQENLWKEHSLYGYYLAKESGLPQEVCKYILHHHESWNGEGYPKNLSGEAIPFGSRIIAVCEQYNRKLRQEKIPHYLAIEYLYGGGGFYFDPHVVQAFTNNLAVYPLGSLVRLSTGQVGVVINVRQNLGPRPIVRIYYNRVNMPLRVPVDMDLAKERTVFIEQVL; this comes from the coding sequence GTGATTAGATTATACAGTTTTGAGCTTTCCGAAGGCATGGTTTTGGCCGAACCCTTATTCGACGGAACAACCAATAATCTTTTGTTGAATTATGGAACAGTACTTACCGAATCCCATATTGCTGCCATAAAGAAATGGGGTATACGCTCGGTTACCGTTACGGAGCGTTATACTTTACTGATAGAACCAACCTCTTCACTTGTTAAAGAACTCAAAAAAGGGCTTATAACAGAGATAACACGCCTTGCCCCCGAGAAAGAGGAAGCAAACACCTCCGATTTTATGCTCACGGTTTCTCAAGTCGCCTGTCAAACAGCTCTTAAACTATTGGACAACTCCGTCGTTTTAGATTCCTTAATGCGCATCAAACTTGTCGATGATGATTTCTTATTGCCTCACAGCGTGGAAACATGCGTCCTCAGTCTGCTTGTCGCCGGTTCTTTCGGTGTCGATGAAAGGGAACTGTATCATATCGGTATGGCAGCTCTTCTTCACGATATAGGGCTATGTGAGATGCCTCAGCTGATCAACATGGCTGAAATGCAACTTCATCAGGAAAATCTCTGGAAAGAGCACTCTCTTTACGGCTATTACCTCGCCAAAGAATCCGGTCTGCCCCAAGAGGTCTGCAAATATATTCTCCACCATCATGAAAGCTGGAACGGAGAGGGCTACCCGAAAAATCTGTCCGGGGAAGCTATCCCTTTTGGTTCCCGGATTATAGCCGTGTGCGAACAATATAACCGGAAGCTCCGTCAAGAAAAAATCCCTCATTATCTGGCCATTGAATACCTTTATGGCGGTGGGGGATTTTATTTCGATCCCCATGTTGTCCAAGCCTTCACGAATAATTTGGCCGTCTATCCTCTGGGCTCCCTTGTCCGCTTGTCTACCGGGCAGGTAGGCGTCGTGATCAATGTCCGCCAGAACCTAGGCCCCCGGCCTATTGTAAGAATCTACTACAATAGGGTTAATATGCCCCTGCGCGTCCCTGTGGATATGGATTTAGCCAAGGAGCGAACAGTCTTTATTGAGCAGGTTTTATAA
- a CDS encoding DUF4097 family beta strand repeat-containing protein, whose product MTTEEFQKLVLEKLAGLEQGQSKLGEGQVKLEQRQVKLEEGQVKLEQRQVKLEEGQVKLEQRQAKLEEGQVKLEQRQAKLEEGQVKLEQRQAKLEEGQVKLEQRQAKLEEGQVKLEQRQAKLEEGQVKLEERQVKLEKRIDEVESTLTAKIDALDAKVERYGQSQQDDVKGLLEVMNKKLDHISAVQTIQGESINILALRQLQTESELAALKKAL is encoded by the coding sequence GTGACCACCGAAGAGTTTCAAAAGCTGGTGCTGGAAAAGCTGGCGGGTCTCGAACAAGGGCAATCCAAGCTGGGAGAGGGCCAGGTCAAACTGGAGCAAAGGCAGGTCAAGCTGGAAGAAGGCCAGGTCAAACTGGAGCAAAGGCAGGTCAAGCTGGAAGAAGGCCAGGTCAAGCTGGAGCAAAGGCAGGCTAAGCTGGAGGAAGGCCAGGTCAAGCTGGAGCAAAGGCAGGCTAAGCTGGAGGAAGGCCAGGTCAAGCTGGAGCAAAGGCAGGCTAAGCTGGAGGAAGGCCAGGTCAAGCTGGAGCAAAGGCAGGCTAAGCTGGAGGAAGGCCAGGTCAAGCTGGAGCAAAGGCAGGCTAAGCTGGAAGAAGGCCAGGTCAAGCTGGAAGAAAGACAAGTCAAACTGGAGAAGAGAATTGACGAGGTCGAATCCACACTCACTGCCAAGATTGATGCACTGGATGCTAAGGTCGAACGGTACGGTCAAAGCCAGCAGGATGATGTGAAGGGTCTCTTGGAAGTGATGAATAAAAAACTGGACCATATTAGTGCGGTTCAAACCATTCAAGGCGAATCTATCAATATTTTGGCTCTTCGCCAACTGCAGACTGAATCCGAGCTGGCCGCCTTGAAAAAGGCTCTTTAA